One part of the Lepeophtheirus salmonis chromosome 14, UVic_Lsal_1.4, whole genome shotgun sequence genome encodes these proteins:
- the LOC121129873 gene encoding probable methyltransferase-like protein 24, which translates to MWYGRYSLFLFSLLFYHSISLDSLEKCNQNKDTKVGKNPLASLFRQDQEREAYLLEQVGFNFQSAIDGKRLKSRFYRAVASPLQTYCQVSSLFGGKWLGNCGALDGSKYICMDKFLPAVDNGTCLVYSFGIGDDWSFEDLLAESNCKVHAYDPTIESPSKRSKNIYFYKIGLAVKSGKSVIKNNLKNNAELKTKNKSLKDILSSNNDLSTIITYMKVDVEGSELKAFPTWVSSGILKNVQQLGIEFHLGLATLETDGKVISHILELLKSIQELHKQGFRLVSYSPNECVGKTQDKEQRYYAYFDVVFVNLNV; encoded by the exons ATGTGGTATGGTCGTTattctctttttctattttctctTCTATTTTATCATTCCATATCTTTA gATTCTTTGGAAAAATGCAATCAAAATAAGGATACAAAAGTTGGAAAAA ACCCATTGGCAAGTCTCTTTAGACAAGATCAAGAAAGAGAAGCGTATCTATTGGAGCAAGTGGGCTTTAATTTCCAATCAGCCATTGACGGTAAACGACTCAAAAGCAGATTTTATCGAGCTGTAGCCTCACCTTTACAAACCTATTGCCAGGTGTCTAGCCTTTTCGGGGGAAAATGGCTTGGAAACTGTGGAGCACTGGATGGCTCCAAATACATTTGTATGGACAAATTTCTACCAGCAGTCGATAACGGGACTTGTCTTGTATATTCCTTTGGTATTGGAGATGATTGGAGCTTTGAGGACTTATTAGCAGAATCAAATTGCAAGGTCCATGCTTATGATCCCACTATTGAGTCCCCTTCTAagcgatcaaaaaatatatatttttataagattggACTTGCAGTCAAGAGCGGGAAAtctgtcataaaaaataatttaaag aacAATGctgaattaaaaacaaagaataagtCATTAAAGGACATACTCTCTTCCAACAATGACTTGAGTACCATCATTACTTACATGAAAGTTGATGTTGAAGGATCAGAATTAAAGGCTTTTCCAACATGGGTGTCCtcaggaatattaaaaaatgtccaACAACTGGGAATTGAGTTTCATTTAGGATTGGCCACGTTAGAAACTGATGGAAAAGTTATATCTCATATCCTAGAACTTTTGAAATCTATACAGGAGCTACATAAACAAGGCTTCCGATTAGTTTCATACAGTCCTAACGAGTGTGTTGGAAAGACTCAAGATAAGGAACAAAGATATTATGCGTATTTTGATGTTGTATTTGtcaatttaaatgtttaa